A genomic window from Prosthecobacter sp. SYSU 5D2 includes:
- a CDS encoding alpha-2-macroglobulin family protein gives MKLITRFGLSTALCLAALLPLSVSMAAPAAPATTGPAESPKETAPLEAQFSIQPVELSPVSTIEVVFPTPMIPKDRIGGVDPEPPLVVSPPLAGEFQWVSTRSGQFKLSQAPKFNASYQFSLRSGLRDVAGKALSTAPLASVSSAQFRIIDQSPKWFNDNEARREPRFLFEFNDNVNAADTAPHIAFVSVNPPLTIPATVRHAKAADFSRYSEPQATWAEEIAKVKPTLAEGATRLSAIVVKPAEPLPVAEKWKLVIQPTLMNASGYAGLAVGDEIFLGDVKPFLVRQTSGHTPFDQPYYLDIAFNKPLLPSRDEPWKTEEIQGLADKLAASVHITPDVAGLKATITGSVLRLTGPFALKTPYRVVIAPGLESGDGLPLADASEQEVSFIPNPPYVAAPAFVRTQLATGSGEFEITAANVREVRVRARRLTGPELLQTTQKYAAYRSSFYLGEDKKKAFKPETIDAYPGTVVFDRTFPVNKPLDQSEMIKLNWHEVLGADTAAPLFIEFEGRAAEGVSEKGVITQTLVQFTDLGLMQKSNGRETLAFVTSLQTGQPVAGVRLTAVDGEQKLIGYADTDANGVATLTGGTPALLLAEKAGDCTALDCNNSHIGNAIPYDIPTAWEDVWKPVRRTFIFGDRPLFRPGDTAHFKALTRTRIADDLTLDPESSKARLVIRDPRYRVVLEKEITFTPNGSWNDDIALPEGPLGWYELMIHFNEPGEENRGASGYYSFRIDDYRPNSFEVKLDGAKLETLADRLKLPLSASYYMGKSLSRAKANWTASSSRSFSPPAAYSDYHFGDAPRWANYAKDRDADGHYDDSDSDDEGDWWVSGDTVLSEEGTATLEMPMPPPDRASLPQQVRVTAEVTDINQQTISAATEFEVPGAEFILGLKGPQFFGTAGQDLRVDVLAIDSKGGPATGNVRVDMKVERQEYHTLKIATAGGGSTTKDQVILREEMKQSVDLQSPTAGSAPTSQVTFKPARGGVYFVTAEATDSQGKKMLSRLPVYVLGGGDFPWAMEDGARINLQPEKKKLKPGEEAVIVVKTPIAGTALVSVERNKVHRHFVTQISPEQPVIRVPVQDEEAPNVFVSVVLVRGSDASPKQHKMPEYKVGYCQLEVESKVKELAVAIVPEKTEVKPGESLAVGGSVMDWQGNPVANSEVTLYAVDEGVLSLMKHETPDPSAYFHEPMPLAIDNYTSFDDLLAEDFAARERGNKGFVIGGGGDMDDSAMQVRKNFVATPLWLATVMTDAKGRISTSLKAPDNLTRYRLMAVATSGADRFGSGESAFKINKPLMVEPVVPRFARLDDETLLKAVIHNTTPHAGEVRVRLELDDTADFIREERLFIPASLKPDAHAEPKVWQQTVAIKAGETTAVAFPVRFAKLGTASWKWSAQTATWSDGAPALNDATVSTFEVTHPLPELREVRYARLDAATPVENLAQEINPALLEGQGSLQVSLSTSRLSEAKDALDYILTYPYGCAEQTTSATMPWLALGGYHNLFPDHLSAEKSKDAIQKGVNRLLQMTTDEGGLAYWPGGQEPSHWASAYGGLMLLRARDAGASVPPEVIERLLTYLSKKLRGLEDEKDFYHLSDAALSLYTLAKGKKGEPAYQTLLHSRRTSLPEAARLYTALAMCLTDAPAQQIKEMAGWTPPPPPAKPDAKKTAKKAAPAPARPAAPVWSHWAGNGVNKALRLIVYTHLGLTTDAEKIAQSMLTSRNGKGEWGNTFTNAWTLTSLAAYDRSLKNGAEPLLAKVTWDAQEQPLTIANPPGTAQVSFALNEKLSSAPLKVELPEDRSAFSRIQASAYPPDRDFGGENKGYAIERTYQKLLDDGSMQPADNLRVGDMVVITLQIDIGGGDRYLAIDDPLPSVLEAINPEFDTQSERQGDQLPEGVGAWFCDHREVRADRALFFTDYAPEKGKFQLRYLARVIGEGDSIAPSARIEAMYEPSKYGLSPTHRLRTLPSAAGQVAGQ, from the coding sequence ATGAAACTTATCACGCGTTTTGGGCTGTCCACAGCCCTGTGTCTGGCGGCTCTGCTGCCGCTTTCTGTCTCGATGGCGGCCCCCGCCGCTCCCGCCACAACGGGCCCTGCTGAGTCTCCAAAGGAAACGGCACCGCTGGAGGCGCAGTTCAGCATACAGCCAGTGGAGCTGTCGCCGGTATCCACCATCGAGGTCGTCTTCCCCACACCGATGATCCCGAAGGACAGGATCGGCGGTGTGGACCCGGAGCCGCCGCTCGTCGTCTCACCACCGCTGGCGGGGGAGTTCCAGTGGGTCAGCACCCGCAGCGGCCAGTTCAAGCTCAGCCAGGCCCCCAAGTTCAATGCCAGCTACCAGTTTTCCCTGCGCTCCGGCCTGCGGGATGTGGCGGGCAAGGCCCTCTCCACCGCGCCGCTGGCCTCCGTCAGCAGTGCGCAGTTCCGCATCATTGACCAGTCGCCGAAGTGGTTCAATGACAACGAGGCCCGGCGTGAACCGCGCTTCCTCTTTGAGTTCAATGACAACGTCAACGCTGCCGATACTGCGCCGCACATCGCCTTTGTCTCCGTCAATCCGCCGCTGACCATTCCAGCCACCGTCCGCCATGCCAAGGCGGCCGACTTCTCCCGCTACAGCGAGCCGCAGGCCACCTGGGCGGAGGAGATCGCCAAAGTGAAACCCACCCTGGCCGAAGGAGCCACGCGCCTGAGCGCCATCGTCGTCAAGCCAGCGGAGCCGCTGCCGGTCGCGGAAAAGTGGAAGCTCGTCATCCAGCCCACTTTGATGAATGCTTCCGGTTATGCCGGCCTGGCCGTGGGGGATGAAATCTTCCTCGGGGACGTGAAACCCTTTTTGGTTAGGCAGACCAGCGGCCACACGCCATTCGACCAGCCCTATTACCTGGATATCGCCTTTAACAAACCGCTCCTCCCTTCCCGCGATGAGCCGTGGAAAACCGAGGAAATCCAGGGCCTGGCGGACAAGCTGGCCGCCTCCGTCCACATCACGCCGGACGTCGCAGGCCTCAAGGCCACCATCACCGGCTCCGTCCTTCGCCTCACCGGCCCCTTCGCCTTGAAGACCCCCTACCGCGTCGTCATTGCTCCCGGCCTTGAGTCCGGCGACGGCCTGCCGCTTGCCGACGCCAGCGAACAAGAAGTCTCCTTCATCCCGAATCCGCCGTACGTCGCCGCGCCGGCCTTTGTGCGCACGCAGCTTGCCACAGGCAGCGGCGAATTTGAAATCACCGCCGCCAACGTCCGCGAAGTCCGCGTCCGCGCCAGGCGCCTCACCGGCCCGGAGCTGCTGCAGACCACGCAAAAATACGCCGCCTACCGCAGCTCCTTCTATCTGGGGGAGGACAAGAAAAAGGCGTTCAAACCTGAGACTATCGACGCTTATCCCGGCACCGTTGTTTTTGACCGCACCTTCCCGGTGAACAAGCCGCTTGACCAGAGCGAGATGATCAAGCTCAACTGGCATGAAGTGCTCGGAGCGGACACCGCCGCGCCGCTTTTCATCGAGTTCGAAGGCCGGGCTGCGGAAGGTGTCTCTGAAAAAGGTGTCATCACCCAGACCCTCGTCCAGTTCACCGACCTGGGCCTCATGCAGAAGAGCAATGGCCGCGAGACCCTCGCCTTCGTCACCTCCCTGCAGACCGGCCAGCCCGTCGCGGGTGTGCGCCTCACGGCGGTGGATGGCGAGCAAAAGCTCATCGGTTATGCCGATACGGATGCCAATGGTGTGGCCACCCTCACCGGCGGCACTCCCGCCCTCCTCCTCGCTGAAAAGGCCGGTGACTGCACCGCGCTGGATTGCAACAATTCCCACATCGGCAATGCCATTCCGTATGACATTCCCACCGCCTGGGAGGACGTGTGGAAGCCGGTGCGCCGCACCTTCATCTTCGGCGACCGCCCGCTCTTCCGTCCGGGGGATACCGCCCACTTCAAGGCGCTCACCCGCACCCGCATCGCCGATGATCTGACGCTGGATCCAGAGTCCTCCAAGGCCCGCCTCGTCATCCGCGATCCACGCTACCGCGTCGTCCTTGAGAAGGAAATCACCTTCACTCCCAACGGCTCCTGGAACGATGACATCGCCCTCCCGGAAGGCCCGCTGGGCTGGTATGAGCTCATGATTCATTTTAATGAACCCGGCGAAGAAAACCGGGGAGCCAGCGGCTATTACTCCTTCCGCATTGATGACTACCGGCCCAACAGCTTCGAGGTCAAACTGGACGGTGCGAAGCTGGAAACCCTGGCCGACCGCCTGAAGCTGCCGCTCAGCGCCAGCTATTACATGGGCAAGTCCCTCAGCCGCGCCAAAGCAAACTGGACCGCCTCCTCCTCCCGCTCCTTCAGCCCGCCCGCCGCCTACAGCGACTACCATTTTGGCGATGCGCCCCGCTGGGCCAATTATGCCAAGGACCGCGATGCCGACGGCCACTACGATGACAGCGATTCCGATGATGAAGGCGACTGGTGGGTGAGCGGCGATACCGTCCTCAGTGAGGAAGGCACCGCCACCCTGGAGATGCCCATGCCGCCGCCGGACCGCGCCTCCCTGCCGCAGCAGGTCCGCGTCACCGCCGAGGTGACCGACATCAACCAGCAGACCATCAGCGCGGCCACGGAGTTTGAAGTGCCCGGCGCAGAATTCATCCTCGGTTTAAAAGGGCCGCAGTTCTTCGGCACCGCCGGTCAGGACCTGCGGGTGGATGTCCTGGCCATTGATTCCAAAGGCGGCCCCGCTACTGGCAATGTGCGCGTGGACATGAAGGTGGAACGCCAGGAATACCACACGCTGAAAATCGCCACCGCAGGCGGCGGCTCCACCACCAAAGACCAGGTCATTCTCCGCGAGGAGATGAAGCAGTCGGTAGATCTGCAAAGCCCCACCGCAGGCTCCGCACCCACCTCGCAGGTCACCTTTAAGCCTGCCCGTGGCGGCGTCTATTTCGTCACCGCAGAGGCCACCGATTCGCAGGGGAAAAAGATGCTCTCACGCCTGCCGGTTTACGTCCTCGGCGGCGGCGACTTCCCATGGGCCATGGAAGACGGCGCACGCATCAACCTCCAGCCGGAGAAGAAGAAGCTGAAGCCCGGTGAGGAAGCCGTCATTGTGGTCAAGACCCCCATCGCCGGCACCGCCCTGGTCAGTGTGGAGCGCAACAAAGTGCACCGCCATTTCGTCACGCAGATCTCACCGGAGCAGCCCGTCATCCGCGTTCCAGTCCAGGATGAGGAGGCGCCGAATGTCTTCGTCTCCGTCGTGCTGGTGCGCGGCAGCGATGCCAGCCCCAAGCAGCACAAAATGCCCGAGTACAAAGTCGGCTACTGCCAGCTCGAGGTGGAGTCCAAAGTCAAGGAACTGGCCGTCGCCATCGTTCCGGAAAAAACCGAGGTCAAACCGGGCGAATCCTTGGCCGTCGGCGGCAGCGTCATGGACTGGCAGGGCAATCCTGTCGCCAACAGCGAGGTGACCCTTTATGCCGTGGATGAAGGCGTGCTCAGCCTGATGAAACATGAGACGCCGGATCCCTCCGCCTACTTCCATGAGCCGATGCCGCTGGCCATTGACAACTACACCTCCTTTGATGACCTGCTGGCGGAAGACTTCGCCGCCCGCGAGCGCGGTAACAAAGGATTCGTCATCGGCGGTGGCGGCGACATGGATGACAGCGCCATGCAGGTGCGGAAAAACTTCGTCGCCACGCCCCTGTGGCTGGCCACCGTCATGACGGATGCCAAAGGCCGCATCAGCACCTCCCTGAAGGCTCCGGACAATCTCACCCGCTACCGCCTCATGGCCGTGGCCACCAGCGGCGCGGACCGCTTCGGCAGCGGCGAGTCCGCCTTCAAGATCAACAAGCCTCTCATGGTGGAGCCCGTCGTTCCCCGCTTCGCCCGCCTGGATGACGAGACGCTTTTGAAAGCCGTCATCCACAACACCACTCCGCATGCCGGCGAGGTGCGTGTGCGCCTGGAACTGGATGACACCGCCGACTTCATCCGCGAAGAGCGCCTGTTCATTCCCGCCAGCCTGAAGCCGGACGCCCACGCCGAACCAAAAGTGTGGCAACAAACCGTCGCCATCAAGGCCGGTGAAACCACCGCTGTGGCCTTTCCTGTGCGCTTTGCCAAACTGGGCACTGCCAGCTGGAAATGGTCCGCGCAGACCGCCACCTGGAGCGATGGCGCTCCCGCTCTCAATGACGCCACCGTCTCCACCTTCGAGGTTACCCACCCGCTGCCGGAGCTGAGGGAGGTCCGTTATGCCCGGCTGGATGCCGCCACTCCGGTGGAAAACCTGGCCCAGGAGATCAACCCCGCCCTGCTGGAGGGCCAAGGCAGCCTGCAGGTCAGCCTCAGCACTTCCCGCCTTTCAGAGGCCAAGGACGCGCTGGACTATATCCTCACCTATCCTTACGGCTGCGCCGAGCAGACCACCTCCGCCACCATGCCCTGGCTGGCCCTGGGCGGATACCACAACCTCTTCCCGGACCACCTCTCCGCAGAAAAAAGCAAAGACGCCATCCAGAAAGGCGTGAACCGCCTGCTGCAGATGACCACGGATGAAGGCGGTCTGGCCTACTGGCCCGGCGGCCAGGAGCCCTCCCACTGGGCCAGTGCCTACGGCGGCCTCATGCTGCTTCGCGCCCGGGATGCCGGGGCCAGCGTGCCACCGGAGGTCATCGAAAGGCTGCTCACCTACCTTTCCAAAAAGCTGCGCGGCCTGGAGGATGAAAAAGACTTCTACCATCTCAGCGATGCCGCCCTCTCCCTCTACACCCTGGCCAAAGGCAAGAAGGGCGAGCCCGCCTACCAAACTTTGCTTCATTCCAGGCGCACCAGCCTGCCGGAAGCCGCCCGCCTTTACACCGCCCTGGCCATGTGCCTGACGGACGCGCCCGCCCAGCAGATCAAGGAGATGGCCGGCTGGACACCGCCGCCACCGCCAGCCAAACCGGATGCAAAAAAGACCGCCAAAAAAGCCGCCCCTGCTCCCGCCCGCCCTGCCGCACCGGTCTGGTCCCACTGGGCGGGCAACGGCGTCAACAAAGCCCTGCGCCTCATCGTTTACACCCACCTTGGCCTAACAACGGATGCGGAAAAGATCGCCCAGTCCATGCTCACCAGCCGCAATGGCAAGGGCGAATGGGGAAACACCTTCACCAATGCCTGGACGCTGACCTCCCTGGCCGCCTATGACCGCAGCCTGAAGAACGGAGCCGAGCCCCTCCTGGCCAAAGTCACCTGGGATGCCCAGGAGCAGCCGCTGACCATCGCCAACCCGCCCGGCACCGCCCAGGTCTCCTTTGCCCTCAATGAGAAGCTCTCCTCCGCTCCCCTGAAAGTGGAGCTTCCAGAAGACCGCAGCGCCTTCTCCCGCATCCAGGCCAGCGCCTATCCGCCTGACCGCGACTTCGGCGGGGAAAACAAGGGCTACGCCATCGAACGCACCTATCAAAAACTGCTGGATGACGGCTCCATGCAGCCTGCGGATAACCTCCGCGTCGGCGACATGGTGGTCATCACCCTTCAAATAGATATCGGCGGTGGCGACCGCTACCTGGCCAT